A DNA window from Drosophila virilis strain 15010-1051.87 chromosome 4, Dvir_AGI_RSII-ME, whole genome shotgun sequence contains the following coding sequences:
- the LOC6629049 gene encoding uncharacterized protein isoform X2 produces MNVYINRGYLSFGLNKFGDEIQRTITICNESPHAVVMNTSFYSAPKSEEENYETESDDISEHSQISDKLLESAISMHSVLLYDFDDVRQSTSLSYSESAASHFRMEAPKELESLDSYEIIVIFRPVSGEEPFPEDEEPPFLQRTKINFCFTDFSECMQSHYIVAEGEIAGIELEVFPKVIDFRKIYLGEEHCAFIKILNVDGVTARVKYKDCLEPEDCGVRVTPPEGFVLEPCDRGIFHVSFFTIVLSRFFVTLRFKVENGAYYSVTIKGIGQHVQLRTFPQLVEFGSIPFAVPQKRLMLLMNPLAVPITMQVTATDDGLEQPLVLNIRDSTEMLPITIRDPIKHLQQVHEDLRGSNYDVDEKIELSTVEPDMLSEKSLTVNDSVYSFQFEEDIIEPVPVLAAHLLKNLKRQKIFDKSETDKRVIHEALTSLLETNYFGIMKKHSSFIFLDWNAIPSDPNEVYCDNEIIYLRPNTGRSITILIIPNRVGYFHRSLSVRICPATPMETSESTEDQQLKTLIKSEFLCSKLWFEYNCCTPEITWENCVDLTGRVIYAGEEYSFDMEFWNTSKVGGFIHYDVVPKEMNFRDGNWKFYIGSNSHVVGKCTITFRVLGTNKLSGLLRIVGGPHPYPFHLFANVLPTEICVTPKAVHVRLQVFELNKFHIYIDNCSPTITMLSMKLKDIEFQHLTTRGGKLAPTGQSMYTTLVSMFPDPDLYTNTLYIDLQFDNVLEIPITFLVEGVPIYFEPNIKEGFDAGLLFTDTKENFLANIYRYRFPVKLTNLGHRSYRLNVTRLTTYNPAKKTSACVNQPLTARFDLQPKLLEVPAEGVENMEIMMTSYEEGLYYCDFMMVVTDMKYPQRKQVIRMTVKAQFGECQLTWDRKQLNFNFQPNDPLKERSQMRTANLINLVNLPIDEVLLEVVGPFRIKELYEHTFERQIQVPLKSREEKEIFVSLNKSTMKQIFCKLVEGRINVYAVGKQHKYLSLRLTVLVPEINIIQPDLVLFDRGRPFNHNVVIINHGCTTADFKWRRIDESEHYIGDDNSEDVVAEVLSEILRTLEYNFTCEEEPNMTLRYQQCRCQFRSEQQYGSLILEIIDEIINELDLGRRRFHIPMNDMLPESLDNSDRHSSTSFVQHTIDHILDRLNIESSQHLSEPSSEYCFSDRFIYFYEKVGQVQKMDNQECLLHLPHVRRSHEVKSVFQLDVIGGRSEYLSVTLVNLVQKIKYHKDNIYLNIRPWYEMFNTVVRISNVTKYPLQLLLMGPANNETRLIDGYAKLMQEEALFLEPLGAGKVKVSGILGFNENFLRIFSVMINNSAYSFFRLRGQGIMPVLNITTPLPKVEQSISEILEEYEFMRKIYNYELFKSITEQDKEPPALSEEEGIQEDRLSSDFSEMSESEEDMPSERQRQHDIQLFKMVKTYVLVNNNQELPNAVVLNQMLVTERYIHRLRNNPDLYTLHQKVYNSYVNQTRTQGYKLPVNVRHFTVQPLPCEQLAYVLDLGPLTRDSLRRFELHLHFFGPGKLIAAARTAVRIPGLYVDFKVENHPDKKFTFWAEKCTEPEFFNKGYRNMWERLLDADTNPKLKHAHSFDFDAFVRHQRDITDKDRRMIEEYYNSLNLSVYPDHKHHFTLAKIHTANLSNFSGVDVRLIGYFKPESKYYELNQRIVDYIYIDLHMGPTLPILLRGVITA; encoded by the exons ATGAACGTATACATAAACCGAGGGTACCTATCGTTTGGCCTGAACAAATTTGGCGATGAAATCCAGCGCACGATAACCATATGCAACGAGAGCCCCCATGCAGTCGTGATGAACACCTCCTTCTATTCCGCACCAAAATCAGAAGAAGAAAATTATGAAACTGAGTCGGACGACATATCAGAACATTCACAAATATCGGACAAGCTACTCGAGTCGGCCATCAGCATGCACAGCGTACTCCTCTATGATTTTGACGACGTGCGCCAAAGCACTAGTCTATCATATTCGGAATCGGCTGCCTCTCACTTTCGAATGGAGGCACCGAAGGAACTGGAGTCGCTGGACTCATACGAGATTATCGTCATATTCCGACCCGTCAGCGGTGAAGAGCCCTTTCCCGAAGACGAAGAGCCGCCATTTCTGCAGCGCACCAAAATCAATTTCTGTTTCACGGACTTCAGCGAATGCATGCAATCCCATTATATAGTCGCCGAGGGGGAGATCGCTGGCATTGAGTTGGAGGTGTTTCCGAAAGTAATTGACTTTCGTAAGATCTATTTGGGGGAGGAGCATTGTGCCTTCATCAAAATCTTAAATGTGGATG GGGTAACTGCCAGAGTCAAGTACAAGGATTGCCTGGAACCGGAAGACTGTGGAGTTCGTGTTACGCCCCCAGAGGGTTTCGTTTTGGAGCCATGCGATCGTGGCATCTTTCATGTATCCTTCTTCACCATTGTATTGTCACGATTCTTTGTGACGCTGCGTTTTAAGGTGGAAAACGGAGCGTATTATTCTGTTACCATAAA GGGCATTGGCCAACATGTTCAGTTGCGCACATTTCCACAACTTGTAGAATTTGGCAGCATACCCTTTGCTGTGCCCCAGAAACGCTTAATGCTACTAATGAATCCTCTGGCCGTGCCCATCACCATGCAGGTGACTGCCACGGACGATGGATTAGAACAGCCTCTGGTCTTAAATATACGCGACTCCACCGAAATGCTGCCCATCACGATACGCGATCCCATTAAACATTTGCAACAAGTACACGAGGATCTACGCGGCTCAAATTATGATGTCGATGAAAAAATTGAGCTATCCACCGTCGAGCCCGATATGTTATCCGAGAAGTCACTCACGGTCAACGACTCCGTTTATAGCTTTCAGTTCGAAGAGGATATCATAG AGCCGGTTCCTGTATTGGCTGCCCATCTGCTGAAAAATCTAAAGAGACAGAAGATTTTTGACAAATCGGAGACGGACAAGCGTGTCATACACGAGGCTCTAACCAGTCTCTTGGAGACGAATTACTTTGGCATTATGAAGAAGCATAGCAGCTTCATATTCCTCGACTGGAATGCCATACCGAGTGATCCCAATGAGGTGTATTGCGACAACGAGATTATCTATCTGAGACCCAACACTGGACGCAGCATTACCATATTGATTATACCGAATCGCGTTGGCTACTTTCATCGATCGTTAAGCGTACGCATCTGTCCGGCCACGCCTATGGAAACATCTGAATCCACGGAGGATCAGCAACTAAAGACGCTGATCAAGTCGGAATTCCTTTGCTCGAAGCTCTGGTTCGAGTACAACTGCTGCACGCCGGAGATCACTTGGGAGAACTGTGTCGATCTGACCGGTCGAGTTATCTATGCCGGCGAGGAGTATTCGTTTGATATGGAATTCTGGAACACGTCCAAAGTCGGCGGATTTATACACTATGATGTGGTT CCAAAGGAAATGAATTTTCGTGATGGCAACTGGAAGTTCTACATTGGGTCGAACTCGCATGTGGTTGGCAAATGTACGATCACTTTTCGTGTGCTTGGCACAAACAAGCTCTCGGGTCTTCTACGAATTGTCGGCGGTCCACATCCCTAtccatttcatttgtttgcaaATGTATTGCCCACCGAAATATGCGTCACACCGAAAGCTGTGCACGTACGTCTGCAGGTTTTTGAGCTCAacaaatttcatatatatatagacaattGCTCGCCAACCATAACAATGCTCTCCATGAAATTG AAAGACATCGAGTTTCAGCATCTGACAACGCGCGGCGGCAAGTTGGCGCCCACTGGTCAGAGCATGTACACGACCTTGGTGTCAATGTTTCCCGATCCAGATCTATATACGAACACATTATATATAGATTTGCAATTTGACAATGTCTTGGAAATACCAATTACCTTTCTGGTGGAGGGAGTGCCCATTTACTTCGAACCCAACATTAAAGAGGGCTTCGATGCGGGTCTACTTTTTACGGACACCAAGGAAAACTTTTTGGCCAATATCTATCGCTATCGATTTCCGGTGAAGCTGACCAATCTGGGACATCGCTCCTACCGCTTAAATGTGACCCGGCTAACCACTTATAACCCGGCCAAGAAGACGAGTGCCTGTGTCAACCAACCGCTGACGGCACGTTTCGATCTACAGCCCAAGCTGCTAGAAGTGCCAGCCGAGGGTGTGGAGAACATGGAGATAATGATGACCAGCTACGAGGAGGGTCTCTACTACTGCGACTTCATGATGGTCGTAACGGATATGAAATATCCGCAGCGCAAACAAGTGATACGCATGACAGTTAAGGCGCAGTTTGGCGAATGTCAATTAACCTGGGATCGCAAGCAGCTCAACTTCAATTTTCAGCCCAATGATCCGCTCAAGGAGCGCTCACAGATGCGCACAGCTAACCTTATCAATCTGGTCAACCTGCCCATAGATGAGGTACTCTTGGAGGTGGTGGGTCCATTCCGCATCAAAGAACTCTACGAGCACACGTTTGAGAGGCAAATCCAAGTGCCTTTGAAGAGTCGCGAGGAAAAGGAGATTTTCGTCAGCCTCAACAAGTCGACAATGAAACAGATCTTCTGCAAACTGGTCGAGGGTCGCATCAATGTCTATGCTGTGGGCAAACAGCATAAATATCTGTCGTTGCGGCTCACTGTGCTGGTGCCCGAAATCAATATCATACAGCCGGACCTGGTGCTTTTTGATCGCGGTCGTCCGTTCAATCATAATGTGGTTATTATCAATCACGGCTGCACCACCGCCGATTTCAAGTGGCGTCGCATTGACGAATCGGAGCATTACATTGGCGATGATAATTCGGAAGATGTGGTCGCCGAAGTGCTGTCCGAGATCCTGCGCACGCTCGAATACAATTTCACCTGCGAGGAGGAGCCGAACATGACGTTGCGCTATCAGCAATGTCGCTGTCAGTTCCGAAGCGAGCAACAATATGGCAGCCTCATATTGGAGATCATCGATGAGATCATCAATGAGCTCGATCTCGGCCGTCGACGCTTCCATATACCCATGAACGATATGTTGCCCGAGTCGCTCGACAACAGCGATCGGCACAGCTCCACCAGCTTTGTTCAGCACACAATCGATCACATTTTGGATAGGCTGAACATTGAATCCAGCCAGCACCTGTCGGAGCCCTCCTCCGAATACTGTTTCTCTGATCGTTTTATTTACTTCTACGAGAAGGTGGGCCAAGTCCAGAAAATGGATAATCAGGAGTGCCTTCTACATCTACCGCATGTGCGTCGCTCCCATGAGGTTAAGTCCGTTTTCCAGCTGGATGTCATTGGCGGGCGGAGCGAATATTTGTCGGTGACCCTTGTCAATTTGGTACAGAAAATCAAATACCACAAGGACAATATCTATCTGAATATCAGG CCCTGGTACGAGATGTTTAATACCGTTGTGCGCATTTCCAATGTGACCAAATATCCGCTGCAATTGCTTTTAATGGGACCAGCTAACAACGAGACGCGACTAATCGATGGCTATGCCAAACTCATGCAGGAGGAGGCGCTGTTTTTGGAGCCCCTGGGAGCGGGCAAGGTCAAAGTGTCCGGCATTCTGGGCTTCAATGAGAACTTTCTGCGCATATTCAGCGTGATGATCAACAATAGTGCGTACAGCTTTTTCCGGCTGCGTGGCCAGGGCATCATGCCCGTCTTGAATATAACGACGCCGCTGCCCAAGGTGGAGCAGAGCATTTCAGAGATTTTGGAGGAATACGAATTCATGCGTAAGATATACAATTACGAGTTATTCAAAAGCATCACAGAGCAAGACAAAGAGCCGCCGGCCCTGAGCGAGGAGGAGGGCATTCAGGAGGATCGGCTGAGCAGCGATTTTAGCGAGATGTCCGAGAGCGAGGAGGATATGCCCAGCGAAAGGCAGCGCCAACATGACATACAGCTCTTTAAGATGGTGAAAACCTATGTGCTTGTCAATAACAACCAGGAGCTGCCAAATGCCGTGGTGCTCAATCAGATGCTCGTCACGGAGCGTTACATACATCGTTTGCGGAACAATCCCGATTTGTATACGCTACATCAGAAGGTCTACAATAGCTATGTGAACCAGACCCGGACCCAGGGATATAAGCTGCCTGTCAATGTACGGCATTTTACAGTCCAGCCGCTGCCCTGCGAGCAGCTGGCCTATGTTCTCGATCTAGGTCCGCTGACCCGGGACTCCCTGCGGCGTTTCGAATTGCATCTGCATTTCTTTGGACCCGGCAAACTGATAGCAGCCGCACGTACGGCCGTACGTATTCCGGGGCTCTATGTGGACTTTAAAGTGGAAAATCA TCCCGACAAGAAGTTCACCTTCTGGGCCGAGAAGTGTACGGAGCCTGAGTTCTTTAACAAGGGCTATCGCAACATGTGGGAGCGTTTATTGGACGCAGATACGAATCCCAAGTTGAAGCATGCGCATTCCTTTGATTTCGACGCCTTTGTGCGGCATCAGCGCGATATTACGGACAAGGATCGTCGCATGATCGAGGAGTATTACAATAGCTTAAATCTCTCCGTTTATCCCGATCACAAGCATCACTTCACGCTGGCCAAGATCCATACGGCAAATCTATCCAATTTCTCAGGCGTCGATGTGCGCCTGATTGGCTACTTTAAGCCCGAGTCCAAGTACTATGAGCTCAATCAGCGCATTGtggactatatatatatcgat CTCCACATGGGACCCACGCTGCCAATTCTGCTGCGGGGCGTGATCACGGCTTAA
- the LOC6629049 gene encoding uncharacterized protein isoform X1, which produces METCTTARFSNKPESRTVSTNGTEVSEEYNEDSFEDFEPRVPQPSYRSTASRAYGCCIAKTYYSEYVNLVDSLHIAPRLIIQKKPFRKNSTYGLNIAIRNTGLYQRKITITTDSPSDTTIVIPQPEMNRFIETDKILNVKINIRSKTSRNINRPRHIFIHSFHPNITFQVPIIVLKDMTEPFVCEHITLPPTVPRDRSHFELIMYNPTKDPINVKYRNSFKGITLYHLGKNMIVPHDYLKLLIKFDPKNLQEYKGFFNVKFGVSPPKLVIFKYVPKSMNVYINRGYLSFGLNKFGDEIQRTITICNESPHAVVMNTSFYSAPKSEEENYETESDDISEHSQISDKLLESAISMHSVLLYDFDDVRQSTSLSYSESAASHFRMEAPKELESLDSYEIIVIFRPVSGEEPFPEDEEPPFLQRTKINFCFTDFSECMQSHYIVAEGEIAGIELEVFPKVIDFRKIYLGEEHCAFIKILNVDGVTARVKYKDCLEPEDCGVRVTPPEGFVLEPCDRGIFHVSFFTIVLSRFFVTLRFKVENGAYYSVTIKGIGQHVQLRTFPQLVEFGSIPFAVPQKRLMLLMNPLAVPITMQVTATDDGLEQPLVLNIRDSTEMLPITIRDPIKHLQQVHEDLRGSNYDVDEKIELSTVEPDMLSEKSLTVNDSVYSFQFEEDIIEPVPVLAAHLLKNLKRQKIFDKSETDKRVIHEALTSLLETNYFGIMKKHSSFIFLDWNAIPSDPNEVYCDNEIIYLRPNTGRSITILIIPNRVGYFHRSLSVRICPATPMETSESTEDQQLKTLIKSEFLCSKLWFEYNCCTPEITWENCVDLTGRVIYAGEEYSFDMEFWNTSKVGGFIHYDVVPKEMNFRDGNWKFYIGSNSHVVGKCTITFRVLGTNKLSGLLRIVGGPHPYPFHLFANVLPTEICVTPKAVHVRLQVFELNKFHIYIDNCSPTITMLSMKLKDIEFQHLTTRGGKLAPTGQSMYTTLVSMFPDPDLYTNTLYIDLQFDNVLEIPITFLVEGVPIYFEPNIKEGFDAGLLFTDTKENFLANIYRYRFPVKLTNLGHRSYRLNVTRLTTYNPAKKTSACVNQPLTARFDLQPKLLEVPAEGVENMEIMMTSYEEGLYYCDFMMVVTDMKYPQRKQVIRMTVKAQFGECQLTWDRKQLNFNFQPNDPLKERSQMRTANLINLVNLPIDEVLLEVVGPFRIKELYEHTFERQIQVPLKSREEKEIFVSLNKSTMKQIFCKLVEGRINVYAVGKQHKYLSLRLTVLVPEINIIQPDLVLFDRGRPFNHNVVIINHGCTTADFKWRRIDESEHYIGDDNSEDVVAEVLSEILRTLEYNFTCEEEPNMTLRYQQCRCQFRSEQQYGSLILEIIDEIINELDLGRRRFHIPMNDMLPESLDNSDRHSSTSFVQHTIDHILDRLNIESSQHLSEPSSEYCFSDRFIYFYEKVGQVQKMDNQECLLHLPHVRRSHEVKSVFQLDVIGGRSEYLSVTLVNLVQKIKYHKDNIYLNIRPWYEMFNTVVRISNVTKYPLQLLLMGPANNETRLIDGYAKLMQEEALFLEPLGAGKVKVSGILGFNENFLRIFSVMINNSAYSFFRLRGQGIMPVLNITTPLPKVEQSISEILEEYEFMRKIYNYELFKSITEQDKEPPALSEEEGIQEDRLSSDFSEMSESEEDMPSERQRQHDIQLFKMVKTYVLVNNNQELPNAVVLNQMLVTERYIHRLRNNPDLYTLHQKVYNSYVNQTRTQGYKLPVNVRHFTVQPLPCEQLAYVLDLGPLTRDSLRRFELHLHFFGPGKLIAAARTAVRIPGLYVDFKVENHPDKKFTFWAEKCTEPEFFNKGYRNMWERLLDADTNPKLKHAHSFDFDAFVRHQRDITDKDRRMIEEYYNSLNLSVYPDHKHHFTLAKIHTANLSNFSGVDVRLIGYFKPESKYYELNQRIVDYIYIDLHMGPTLPILLRGVITA; this is translated from the exons atGGAGACGTGCACAACAGCGCGTTTTTCTAATAAGCCAGAATCCCGAACTGTTAGCACAAATGGTACCGAAGTGTCTGAAGAATACAATGAAGATAGCTTTGAGGATTTCGAGCCCCGAGTTCCACAGCCATCGTATCGCAGTACAGCTTCAAGGGCTTACGGCTGTTGCATTGCCAAAACGT ACTACAGTGAATATGTCAATCTGGTGGACAGTCTGCATATTGCGCCGCGATTGATAATACAAAAGAAGCCCTTTCGAAAGAATTCAACATACGGCTTAAACATAGCGATTCGAAACACTGGACtg TATCAACGTAAAATCACGATTACTACAGATAGCCCCAGCGATACCACAATTGTGATACCACAACCCGAAATGAATCGTTTTATTGAGACAGACAAGATACTCAATGTGAAGATCAACATTCGTAGCAAAACGTCTAGGAACATAAATCGGCCACGTCACATATTTATTCATTCCTTTCATCCGAACATAACGTTTCAAGTGCCCATAATCG TCTTGAAAGATATGACCGAGCCGTTTGTTTGTGAGCACATAACCCTGCCCCCTACCGTGCCGAGGGATAGATCGCATTTTGAATTAATAATGTACAATCCAACCAAAGATCCCATAAACGTGAAATACCGAAA TAGCTTTAAGGGAATCACCCTGTATCATTTGGGTAAAAACATGATAGTGCCGCACGACTACCTTAAGCTATTGATCAAATTTGACCCAAAGAATCTGCAGGAATACAAGGGCTTCTTCAATGTTAAATTTGGTGTGA GTCCACCCAAGCTGGTTATCTTTAAGTATGTGCCCAAGTCGATGAACGTATACATAAACCGAGGGTACCTATCGTTTGGCCTGAACAAATTTGGCGATGAAATCCAGCGCACGATAACCATATGCAACGAGAGCCCCCATGCAGTCGTGATGAACACCTCCTTCTATTCCGCACCAAAATCAGAAGAAGAAAATTATGAAACTGAGTCGGACGACATATCAGAACATTCACAAATATCGGACAAGCTACTCGAGTCGGCCATCAGCATGCACAGCGTACTCCTCTATGATTTTGACGACGTGCGCCAAAGCACTAGTCTATCATATTCGGAATCGGCTGCCTCTCACTTTCGAATGGAGGCACCGAAGGAACTGGAGTCGCTGGACTCATACGAGATTATCGTCATATTCCGACCCGTCAGCGGTGAAGAGCCCTTTCCCGAAGACGAAGAGCCGCCATTTCTGCAGCGCACCAAAATCAATTTCTGTTTCACGGACTTCAGCGAATGCATGCAATCCCATTATATAGTCGCCGAGGGGGAGATCGCTGGCATTGAGTTGGAGGTGTTTCCGAAAGTAATTGACTTTCGTAAGATCTATTTGGGGGAGGAGCATTGTGCCTTCATCAAAATCTTAAATGTGGATG GGGTAACTGCCAGAGTCAAGTACAAGGATTGCCTGGAACCGGAAGACTGTGGAGTTCGTGTTACGCCCCCAGAGGGTTTCGTTTTGGAGCCATGCGATCGTGGCATCTTTCATGTATCCTTCTTCACCATTGTATTGTCACGATTCTTTGTGACGCTGCGTTTTAAGGTGGAAAACGGAGCGTATTATTCTGTTACCATAAA GGGCATTGGCCAACATGTTCAGTTGCGCACATTTCCACAACTTGTAGAATTTGGCAGCATACCCTTTGCTGTGCCCCAGAAACGCTTAATGCTACTAATGAATCCTCTGGCCGTGCCCATCACCATGCAGGTGACTGCCACGGACGATGGATTAGAACAGCCTCTGGTCTTAAATATACGCGACTCCACCGAAATGCTGCCCATCACGATACGCGATCCCATTAAACATTTGCAACAAGTACACGAGGATCTACGCGGCTCAAATTATGATGTCGATGAAAAAATTGAGCTATCCACCGTCGAGCCCGATATGTTATCCGAGAAGTCACTCACGGTCAACGACTCCGTTTATAGCTTTCAGTTCGAAGAGGATATCATAG AGCCGGTTCCTGTATTGGCTGCCCATCTGCTGAAAAATCTAAAGAGACAGAAGATTTTTGACAAATCGGAGACGGACAAGCGTGTCATACACGAGGCTCTAACCAGTCTCTTGGAGACGAATTACTTTGGCATTATGAAGAAGCATAGCAGCTTCATATTCCTCGACTGGAATGCCATACCGAGTGATCCCAATGAGGTGTATTGCGACAACGAGATTATCTATCTGAGACCCAACACTGGACGCAGCATTACCATATTGATTATACCGAATCGCGTTGGCTACTTTCATCGATCGTTAAGCGTACGCATCTGTCCGGCCACGCCTATGGAAACATCTGAATCCACGGAGGATCAGCAACTAAAGACGCTGATCAAGTCGGAATTCCTTTGCTCGAAGCTCTGGTTCGAGTACAACTGCTGCACGCCGGAGATCACTTGGGAGAACTGTGTCGATCTGACCGGTCGAGTTATCTATGCCGGCGAGGAGTATTCGTTTGATATGGAATTCTGGAACACGTCCAAAGTCGGCGGATTTATACACTATGATGTGGTT CCAAAGGAAATGAATTTTCGTGATGGCAACTGGAAGTTCTACATTGGGTCGAACTCGCATGTGGTTGGCAAATGTACGATCACTTTTCGTGTGCTTGGCACAAACAAGCTCTCGGGTCTTCTACGAATTGTCGGCGGTCCACATCCCTAtccatttcatttgtttgcaaATGTATTGCCCACCGAAATATGCGTCACACCGAAAGCTGTGCACGTACGTCTGCAGGTTTTTGAGCTCAacaaatttcatatatatatagacaattGCTCGCCAACCATAACAATGCTCTCCATGAAATTG AAAGACATCGAGTTTCAGCATCTGACAACGCGCGGCGGCAAGTTGGCGCCCACTGGTCAGAGCATGTACACGACCTTGGTGTCAATGTTTCCCGATCCAGATCTATATACGAACACATTATATATAGATTTGCAATTTGACAATGTCTTGGAAATACCAATTACCTTTCTGGTGGAGGGAGTGCCCATTTACTTCGAACCCAACATTAAAGAGGGCTTCGATGCGGGTCTACTTTTTACGGACACCAAGGAAAACTTTTTGGCCAATATCTATCGCTATCGATTTCCGGTGAAGCTGACCAATCTGGGACATCGCTCCTACCGCTTAAATGTGACCCGGCTAACCACTTATAACCCGGCCAAGAAGACGAGTGCCTGTGTCAACCAACCGCTGACGGCACGTTTCGATCTACAGCCCAAGCTGCTAGAAGTGCCAGCCGAGGGTGTGGAGAACATGGAGATAATGATGACCAGCTACGAGGAGGGTCTCTACTACTGCGACTTCATGATGGTCGTAACGGATATGAAATATCCGCAGCGCAAACAAGTGATACGCATGACAGTTAAGGCGCAGTTTGGCGAATGTCAATTAACCTGGGATCGCAAGCAGCTCAACTTCAATTTTCAGCCCAATGATCCGCTCAAGGAGCGCTCACAGATGCGCACAGCTAACCTTATCAATCTGGTCAACCTGCCCATAGATGAGGTACTCTTGGAGGTGGTGGGTCCATTCCGCATCAAAGAACTCTACGAGCACACGTTTGAGAGGCAAATCCAAGTGCCTTTGAAGAGTCGCGAGGAAAAGGAGATTTTCGTCAGCCTCAACAAGTCGACAATGAAACAGATCTTCTGCAAACTGGTCGAGGGTCGCATCAATGTCTATGCTGTGGGCAAACAGCATAAATATCTGTCGTTGCGGCTCACTGTGCTGGTGCCCGAAATCAATATCATACAGCCGGACCTGGTGCTTTTTGATCGCGGTCGTCCGTTCAATCATAATGTGGTTATTATCAATCACGGCTGCACCACCGCCGATTTCAAGTGGCGTCGCATTGACGAATCGGAGCATTACATTGGCGATGATAATTCGGAAGATGTGGTCGCCGAAGTGCTGTCCGAGATCCTGCGCACGCTCGAATACAATTTCACCTGCGAGGAGGAGCCGAACATGACGTTGCGCTATCAGCAATGTCGCTGTCAGTTCCGAAGCGAGCAACAATATGGCAGCCTCATATTGGAGATCATCGATGAGATCATCAATGAGCTCGATCTCGGCCGTCGACGCTTCCATATACCCATGAACGATATGTTGCCCGAGTCGCTCGACAACAGCGATCGGCACAGCTCCACCAGCTTTGTTCAGCACACAATCGATCACATTTTGGATAGGCTGAACATTGAATCCAGCCAGCACCTGTCGGAGCCCTCCTCCGAATACTGTTTCTCTGATCGTTTTATTTACTTCTACGAGAAGGTGGGCCAAGTCCAGAAAATGGATAATCAGGAGTGCCTTCTACATCTACCGCATGTGCGTCGCTCCCATGAGGTTAAGTCCGTTTTCCAGCTGGATGTCATTGGCGGGCGGAGCGAATATTTGTCGGTGACCCTTGTCAATTTGGTACAGAAAATCAAATACCACAAGGACAATATCTATCTGAATATCAGG CCCTGGTACGAGATGTTTAATACCGTTGTGCGCATTTCCAATGTGACCAAATATCCGCTGCAATTGCTTTTAATGGGACCAGCTAACAACGAGACGCGACTAATCGATGGCTATGCCAAACTCATGCAGGAGGAGGCGCTGTTTTTGGAGCCCCTGGGAGCGGGCAAGGTCAAAGTGTCCGGCATTCTGGGCTTCAATGAGAACTTTCTGCGCATATTCAGCGTGATGATCAACAATAGTGCGTACAGCTTTTTCCGGCTGCGTGGCCAGGGCATCATGCCCGTCTTGAATATAACGACGCCGCTGCCCAAGGTGGAGCAGAGCATTTCAGAGATTTTGGAGGAATACGAATTCATGCGTAAGATATACAATTACGAGTTATTCAAAAGCATCACAGAGCAAGACAAAGAGCCGCCGGCCCTGAGCGAGGAGGAGGGCATTCAGGAGGATCGGCTGAGCAGCGATTTTAGCGAGATGTCCGAGAGCGAGGAGGATATGCCCAGCGAAAGGCAGCGCCAACATGACATACAGCTCTTTAAGATGGTGAAAACCTATGTGCTTGTCAATAACAACCAGGAGCTGCCAAATGCCGTGGTGCTCAATCAGATGCTCGTCACGGAGCGTTACATACATCGTTTGCGGAACAATCCCGATTTGTATACGCTACATCAGAAGGTCTACAATAGCTATGTGAACCAGACCCGGACCCAGGGATATAAGCTGCCTGTCAATGTACGGCATTTTACAGTCCAGCCGCTGCCCTGCGAGCAGCTGGCCTATGTTCTCGATCTAGGTCCGCTGACCCGGGACTCCCTGCGGCGTTTCGAATTGCATCTGCATTTCTTTGGACCCGGCAAACTGATAGCAGCCGCACGTACGGCCGTACGTATTCCGGGGCTCTATGTGGACTTTAAAGTGGAAAATCA TCCCGACAAGAAGTTCACCTTCTGGGCCGAGAAGTGTACGGAGCCTGAGTTCTTTAACAAGGGCTATCGCAACATGTGGGAGCGTTTATTGGACGCAGATACGAATCCCAAGTTGAAGCATGCGCATTCCTTTGATTTCGACGCCTTTGTGCGGCATCAGCGCGATATTACGGACAAGGATCGTCGCATGATCGAGGAGTATTACAATAGCTTAAATCTCTCCGTTTATCCCGATCACAAGCATCACTTCACGCTGGCCAAGATCCATACGGCAAATCTATCCAATTTCTCAGGCGTCGATGTGCGCCTGATTGGCTACTTTAAGCCCGAGTCCAAGTACTATGAGCTCAATCAGCGCATTGtggactatatatatatcgat CTCCACATGGGACCCACGCTGCCAATTCTGCTGCGGGGCGTGATCACGGCTTAA